One genomic segment of Tursiops truncatus isolate mTurTru1 chromosome 11, mTurTru1.mat.Y, whole genome shotgun sequence includes these proteins:
- the HEBP1 gene encoding heme-binding protein 1 isoform X1, producing MLGMIKNSLFGSVETWPWQILSKGGKGEVSYEERACEGGKFATVEVTDKPVDEALREAMPKVVKYVGGSNDKGIGMGMTVPISFAVFPSADGSLQKKLKVWFRIPNEFQSDPPAPSDDSIKIEDREGITVYSTGPSILRIPFTSILTPSSSASVLAESWSPPGCAFPSIRTATALITSCLNRCRGLLSVSRPSSSASAERSFCLRQP from the exons ATGTTGGGCATGATCAAGAACTCGCTGTTTGGGAGCGTAGAGACTTGGCCTTGGCAGATCCTGAGCAAAGGGGGCAAG GGAGAGGTCTCCTATGAGGAGAGGGCCTGTGAAGGTGGGAAGTTTGCCACAGTGGAAGTGACTGATAAGCCTGTGGATGAGGCTCTACGGGAAGCAATGCCCAAAGTCGTGAAGTATGTGGGAGGCTCCAATGACAAGG GAATCGGGATGGGGATGACAGTTCCTATTTCCTTTGCCGTATTCCCCAGTGCCGATGGGTCcctacagaagaaattaaaagtctGGTTCCGGATTCCAAATGAGTTTCAAAGCGACCCACCAGCTCCCAGCGATGACAGCATTAAGATCGAAGACAGGGAAGGCATCACTGTCTATTCCAC AGGCCCCTCCATCCTACGCATCCCGTTCACATCCATCCTGACTCCTTCATCTTCAGCGTCAGTGTTGGCCGAGTCCTGGTCACCTCCTGGCTGTGCCTTCCCCTCGATCCGCACGGCCACGGCCCTCATCACCTCTTGCCTGAACCGTTGCCGAGGCCTCCTTAGCGTTTCTCGtccctccagctctgcctctgctgaGAGGTCCTTTTGTCTCCGCCAGCCCTAA